A genomic segment from Janthinobacterium sp. 64 encodes:
- a CDS encoding MFS transporter → MASQKATRIALFSLATPPMRAFHLTWMAFFVCFFAWFACAPLMPVIKGEFGLSLAQVANINIAAVAITILVRLIVGPLCDRYGPRKTYTGLLLLGAIPVLGVAASQSYESFLFFRLGIGAVGASFVITQYHTSVMFAPRVVGTANAAAAGWGNAGGGAAQALMPLLLGAVLMLGVSESLGWRIALLVPGVLMLVMAVLYWRYTQDCPEGNYSDLRAAGIAIEGGKKGGWDSFKAASSNYRVWLLFVTYGACFGIEIFIHNIAAVYYVDHFGLSLKSAGLAAGSFGLLALFARALGGWLSDKLALRGNLNSRVTLLFMLMIGEGVGLLWFAKVDSVTYAVIAMLVFGLFTHMACGATYALVPFIDSKALGGVAGIIGAGGNVGAVAAGFLMKGTGDIRQTLIILSALVVISALCAIAARFTGLAAEPNMATA, encoded by the coding sequence ATGGCCAGCCAAAAAGCAACGCGCATCGCGCTCTTCTCCCTCGCCACGCCGCCCATGCGGGCATTTCACCTGACGTGGATGGCATTTTTCGTGTGTTTCTTCGCCTGGTTCGCCTGCGCGCCGCTGATGCCGGTCATCAAGGGCGAGTTCGGTCTTTCCCTGGCGCAAGTGGCGAACATCAATATCGCGGCCGTCGCCATCACCATCCTCGTGCGCCTGATCGTCGGGCCCTTGTGCGACCGCTACGGCCCCCGCAAGACCTACACGGGCTTGCTGCTGCTGGGCGCCATTCCCGTGCTGGGCGTGGCCGCCTCGCAAAGCTATGAAAGCTTTCTGTTCTTCCGCCTGGGTATCGGCGCCGTCGGTGCCAGCTTCGTCATCACGCAATATCACACCTCCGTGATGTTCGCCCCCCGCGTTGTCGGCACGGCGAATGCGGCCGCCGCCGGCTGGGGCAATGCGGGCGGCGGCGCGGCGCAGGCGCTGATGCCGCTGCTGCTCGGTGCCGTGCTGATGCTGGGCGTGTCCGAATCGCTGGGCTGGCGCATCGCCCTGCTGGTGCCGGGCGTGCTGATGCTGGTGATGGCCGTGCTGTACTGGCGCTATACGCAGGATTGCCCGGAAGGCAATTACTCGGACTTGCGCGCCGCTGGCATCGCCATTGAGGGGGGTAAAAAGGGTGGCTGGGACAGCTTCAAGGCGGCCAGCTCCAACTACCGCGTGTGGCTGCTGTTCGTCACCTACGGCGCCTGCTTCGGCATCGAGATTTTCATCCACAACATCGCCGCCGTGTACTACGTCGACCATTTCGGCCTGTCGCTGAAATCGGCCGGCCTGGCCGCCGGCAGCTTCGGCTTGCTGGCCCTGTTTGCCCGCGCCCTGGGCGGCTGGCTGTCCGACAAACTGGCCCTGCGCGGCAACCTGAACAGCCGCGTGACCCTGCTGTTCATGCTGATGATCGGCGAAGGCGTGGGCTTGCTGTGGTTTGCCAAGGTCGACAGCGTCACGTACGCCGTCATCGCCATGCTGGTCTTCGGCCTGTTCACCCATATGGCTTGCGGCGCCACCTACGCGCTGGTGCCCTTCATCGACAGCAAGGCCCTGGGCGGCGTGGCCGGCATCATCGGCGCCGGCGGCAACGTGGGTGCCGTGGCGGCCGGTTTCCTGATGAAGGGCACGGGCGACATCCGCCAGACCTTGATCATCCTCAGTGCGCTGGTGGTGATCTCGGCCCTGTGCGCCATCGCCGCCCGCTTCACGGGGCTGGCGGCCGAACCGAACATGGCCACGGCCTGA
- a CDS encoding CehA/McbA family metallohydrolase, which translates to MVKTLRRWRPPWLACACVGVLLITWSNTAAAQEAKEHSELDATVVAPFRAAHGERVTQARTFVLRLAYPDTGRSHAVRWSLTLSGPGPQGAVLRRWSGTEQVGTKGKSVNLPWDGRADADARERRVLAPDGFYELRLLAVADAGTPQEAQVAQQWHIQVQRGASTAPAVPAFQAGLQQLSRLEGQVDYRIVYANLHSQTRHSDGGAALDACHGAQEPQTAPYGPIDAYMYAQQHGLDALLTSEHNHMYDGSDGTNAAAVPAEAKALYQTGLAEAAAYTAAHPGFLALYGMEWGVINKGGHLNIFNSEQLLGWERNASGELLADVETPKGDYAGLYSLMRERGWIGQFNHPAPAGQFLVNGQPLGYTQDGDAAMVLCEVMNTSAFSTNDEETENRRSNYEAACNRALAAGYHLAFSSNQDNHCANWGASYGNRTAVLVASAAAGMPVSREQFLDALRARRVFATMDKHAQLLFTANGRLMGERFDNRGSLRLATHFSNSAGRQAAVIAILHGVPGGNGSVTQISDQAELTVTPAPGPHFYYARLTQDDGNIVWSAPVWVNQLP; encoded by the coding sequence ATGGTCAAGACACTGCGCCGCTGGCGGCCACCGTGGCTGGCTTGCGCGTGCGTCGGCGTGTTGCTCATTACGTGGAGCAACACCGCTGCCGCGCAAGAGGCCAAGGAACACAGCGAACTCGATGCCACCGTCGTCGCGCCCTTCCGCGCCGCGCACGGCGAGCGGGTCACGCAGGCGCGCACATTTGTCCTGCGCCTCGCCTATCCCGACACAGGCCGCTCGCATGCGGTGCGCTGGAGCCTGACCTTGTCCGGCCCCGGCCCGCAAGGTGCCGTGCTGCGGCGCTGGTCGGGCACGGAACAGGTGGGGACCAAAGGCAAAAGCGTGAACTTGCCCTGGGATGGCCGCGCCGACGCCGATGCGCGCGAACGGCGCGTGCTGGCGCCGGACGGCTTTTACGAACTGCGCTTGCTGGCCGTGGCCGATGCGGGCACGCCGCAAGAGGCGCAAGTGGCGCAGCAATGGCACATCCAGGTGCAGCGGGGTGCCAGCACGGCACCTGCGGTGCCCGCCTTCCAGGCCGGCCTGCAACAATTGTCCCGCCTGGAAGGCCAGGTCGACTACCGCATCGTCTACGCCAACCTGCACAGCCAGACGCGCCACAGCGACGGCGGCGCGGCGCTCGACGCCTGCCATGGCGCGCAGGAGCCGCAAACGGCGCCCTACGGCCCCATCGACGCCTATATGTATGCGCAGCAACATGGCCTGGACGCCTTGCTGACCTCCGAACACAACCATATGTATGACGGCTCGGACGGCACCAACGCCGCCGCCGTGCCGGCAGAAGCCAAGGCCCTTTACCAGACGGGACTGGCCGAAGCGGCCGCCTACACGGCCGCCCACCCGGGCTTCCTGGCCCTGTACGGCATGGAATGGGGCGTCATCAACAAGGGTGGCCATCTAAATATCTTCAATAGCGAGCAGTTGCTGGGCTGGGAACGCAATGCCAGCGGCGAGCTGCTGGCCGATGTGGAAACGCCGAAGGGCGATTACGCGGGCCTGTACAGCTTGATGCGCGAACGGGGCTGGATCGGCCAGTTCAACCACCCGGCGCCAGCGGGCCAGTTTCTCGTCAACGGCCAGCCGCTGGGCTACACACAAGATGGCGACGCGGCCATGGTGCTGTGCGAAGTGATGAACACGTCCGCGTTTTCCACGAACGACGAGGAAACGGAAAACCGGCGCAGCAATTACGAGGCGGCTTGCAACCGGGCCCTGGCAGCGGGCTACCACCTGGCCTTCAGCAGCAACCAGGATAACCACTGCGCCAACTGGGGCGCGTCGTATGGCAACCGCACGGCCGTGCTGGTGGCCAGCGCGGCCGCCGGCATGCCCGTGTCACGCGAACAATTCCTCGACGCGCTGCGCGCGCGCCGCGTCTTTGCCACGATGGACAAGCACGCGCAATTGCTGTTCACGGCGAATGGCAGGCTGATGGGCGAGCGCTTCGATAACCGAGGGTCGCTGCGCCTGGCCACCCATTTCAGCAACAGCGCGGGGCGGCAAGCGGCGGTCATCGCCATCTTGCACGGCGTGCCGGGCGGCAACGGCTCCGTGACCCAAATATCGGACCAGGCCGAGCTCACCGTCACGCCCGCGCCGGGCCCCCACTTCTATTACGCGCGCCTGACGCAGGACGACGGCAATATCGTCTGGTCGGCGCCCGTGTGGGTCAATCAGCTGCCTTGA
- a CDS encoding prolyl oligopeptidase family serine peptidase has product MSSYRILAGSMLLGLAAAGIAHAQAPSPAAANTDPHLWLEDVLGDKPLAWVKQHNAVTTKELEARPGFPALQARLKTILNSKERIPYVSKEGEFYYNFWRDAQHVRGIWRRTTLAQYQQAEPAWETVIDLDQLAAGESENWVWGGASCLYPKGERCLISLSRGGGDAKVVREYDVAKRAFVDGGFTLPEAKGSASWIDQDTLFVSTDFGPGTMTSSGYPRIIKQWQRGTPLAQAQTLYEAKADDLSAGAYKDFTPGHEHQFIERQIDFYSGEMFLRDGADLKKVPKPDDATAFTVRDQLIITLRSDWKVNGKTYLQGSLLATDFKAFMQGKQVLEVLYAPTSTSSLDNVTATKSTILVTTLDKVKNRLTELRHVNGKWQRRAVDAPKLGTLAVSALDSVDSDQYFLTVTDFLNPTTLYLATAQSDQRTKIKSLPAYYDAAPYKVEQFESTSKDGTKVPYFAIMGKKTKFDGSNPTVLYGYGGFEVSLKPSYSGTTGVAWLEKGGVYVLANIRGGGEFGPRWHQAALKENRQRAYDDFISVAQDLIKRKVTSPRHLGIMGGSNGGLLTGAVLVQRPDLFNAVVSQVPLLDMRRYNKMLAGASWMGEYGDPDVAEQWAYISKYSPYQNVFKDKKYPRVLFTTSTRDDRVHPGHARKMVAKMEEQGHDVLYWENTEGGHAGAANNDQQALMWALTYTFLHEQLK; this is encoded by the coding sequence ATGTCGTCATATCGCATTCTCGCCGGCAGCATGCTGCTCGGCCTGGCCGCAGCGGGCATTGCCCATGCGCAAGCTCCTTCCCCCGCCGCCGCCAATACCGATCCCCATTTGTGGCTGGAAGACGTTCTCGGCGACAAGCCGCTGGCCTGGGTCAAGCAGCACAATGCCGTCACCACCAAAGAACTGGAGGCCCGGCCCGGCTTCCCTGCCCTGCAGGCGCGCCTGAAAACCATCCTCAACTCGAAGGAACGCATTCCCTACGTCAGCAAGGAAGGCGAGTTTTACTACAATTTCTGGCGCGATGCGCAGCATGTGCGCGGCATCTGGCGCCGTACCACGCTGGCGCAGTACCAGCAGGCCGAACCCGCCTGGGAAACCGTGATCGACCTCGACCAACTGGCCGCCGGCGAGAGTGAAAACTGGGTCTGGGGCGGCGCGTCCTGCCTGTATCCGAAGGGCGAACGCTGCCTCATTTCCCTGTCGCGCGGCGGCGGCGACGCCAAGGTGGTGCGCGAATACGACGTGGCCAAGCGCGCCTTCGTCGACGGCGGTTTTACCTTGCCGGAAGCGAAGGGCAGCGCCAGCTGGATCGACCAGGATACCCTGTTCGTCTCCACCGATTTCGGCCCCGGCACGATGACCAGTTCGGGCTACCCGCGCATCATCAAACAGTGGCAGCGCGGCACGCCGCTGGCGCAAGCGCAAACCTTGTACGAAGCCAAGGCCGACGACTTGAGCGCGGGCGCCTACAAGGACTTCACGCCCGGCCACGAACACCAGTTCATCGAGCGGCAAATCGATTTCTACAGCGGAGAAATGTTCCTGCGCGACGGCGCCGACTTGAAGAAAGTGCCGAAGCCGGACGACGCCACGGCCTTCACCGTGCGCGACCAATTGATCATCACCCTGCGCTCGGACTGGAAAGTCAACGGCAAAACCTACCTGCAAGGCTCATTGCTGGCGACCGACTTCAAGGCCTTCATGCAGGGCAAGCAGGTGCTGGAAGTGCTGTACGCGCCCACGTCCACATCGTCGCTGGATAATGTCACGGCGACGAAATCGACCATCCTCGTCACCACCCTGGACAAAGTGAAAAACCGCCTGACGGAACTGCGCCACGTGAACGGCAAGTGGCAGCGCCGCGCCGTCGACGCGCCGAAACTGGGCACCCTGGCCGTCAGCGCGCTCGATTCCGTCGACTCGGACCAGTACTTCCTGACGGTGACGGACTTCCTCAACCCGACCACCCTGTACCTGGCCACGGCGCAAAGCGACCAGCGCACGAAAATCAAGTCGCTGCCCGCCTACTACGACGCGGCGCCATACAAGGTGGAGCAGTTCGAATCGACGTCGAAGGATGGCACGAAAGTGCCGTATTTCGCCATCATGGGCAAGAAGACGAAGTTCGATGGCAGCAATCCCACCGTGCTGTATGGCTACGGCGGCTTCGAAGTGTCGCTCAAACCGAGCTACAGCGGCACCACGGGCGTGGCGTGGCTGGAAAAAGGCGGCGTGTACGTGCTGGCGAATATCCGCGGCGGCGGCGAATTCGGCCCCCGCTGGCACCAGGCGGCATTGAAGGAAAACCGCCAGCGCGCATATGACGACTTCATCTCGGTGGCACAGGACCTGATCAAGCGCAAAGTCACCAGTCCGCGCCACCTGGGCATCATGGGCGGCAGCAATGGCGGCCTGCTGACGGGCGCCGTGCTGGTGCAGCGTCCCGATCTGTTCAACGCCGTCGTCAGCCAGGTGCCGCTGCTCGACATGCGCCGCTATAACAAGATGCTGGCGGGCGCCTCGTGGATGGGAGAATACGGCGACCCGGACGTGGCGGAACAATGGGCCTACATCAGCAAGTACTCGCCGTACCAGAACGTCTTCAAGGACAAAAAGTATCCGCGCGTGCTGTTTACTACCTCCACGCGCGATGACCGGGTCCACCCTGGCCATGCGCGCAAGATGGTGGCGAAGATGGAAGAGCAAGGCCACGACGTGCTGTACTGGGAAAACACGGAAGGCGGCCATGCGGGTGCGGCCAACAACGACCAGCAGGCGCTGATGTGGGCGCTGACCTACACCTTCCTGCACGAGCAGCTGAAGTAA
- a CDS encoding glutathione S-transferase family protein: protein MKLTISPRTPNPRRVTMFIAEKGITGIEEVALDLMAGQHRDPAFLAKNPLGRVPVLELADGRVLTETRAICTYLEGLQPQPNLMGEGFEERAFIEMADRRVELHLFSAAANWVRHGHPALVALENPQFPDFATAQAGKLRETAQWLDQVLAGQPYIAGERFTIADITAFCALEFARGLMKYRPGAEGLQNLQAYRDRIAERPSAQAK, encoded by the coding sequence ATGAAACTGACCATCAGCCCCCGCACGCCCAATCCGCGCCGCGTCACCATGTTCATCGCCGAGAAGGGCATCACCGGCATTGAGGAAGTGGCGCTCGACCTGATGGCGGGCCAGCACCGCGATCCCGCCTTCCTGGCGAAAAACCCGCTGGGCCGGGTGCCCGTGCTGGAACTGGCGGACGGGCGCGTGCTGACCGAGACGCGCGCCATCTGCACCTACCTGGAAGGTTTGCAGCCGCAGCCGAACCTGATGGGCGAGGGATTCGAGGAGCGCGCGTTTATCGAGATGGCTGACCGCCGCGTGGAACTGCATTTGTTCAGCGCCGCCGCCAACTGGGTGCGTCACGGCCATCCGGCCCTGGTGGCGCTGGAAAACCCGCAGTTCCCCGATTTCGCCACGGCGCAGGCGGGCAAGCTGCGCGAAACGGCGCAGTGGCTGGACCAGGTGCTGGCCGGCCAGCCGTACATCGCTGGCGAGCGTTTCACGATTGCCGACATCACGGCCTTCTGCGCGCTGGAATTTGCGCGCGGCCTGATGAAGTACCGGCCGGGCGCGGAAGGGTTGCAGAACCTGCAGGCCTACCGCGACCGCATCGCCGAGCGCCCCAGCGCGCAGGCGAAGTAA
- a CDS encoding M1 family metallopeptidase, which yields MHRTPTPRFRRSQLTAAVLALAAVTAFNPGYAAPAARYASASHATTTTTQLPRGVTPLHYIVSITPDAAAATFKGEAAIKVAIDRPTASITFNALNLAFAAAAIEGQGGSKQVTRKIAFDADKQTATVHFAQPLAKGEYLLRIDYSGKIGTQATGLFSLDYDTPQGRQRALYTQFENSDARSMLPSWDEPDYKATFDLSVVVPSSQMAVSNMPIARSEEMGYGMKHVYFATTPRMSTYLLFFGLGDFERATAMSDGTEIGVITKKGALAQSRFALDESAALLREYNDYFGVRYPLPKLDNIAAPGRSQFFGAMENWGAVFTFEYGLLLDPAISTQSDKENIYTTLSHEMAHQWFGDLVTMRWWDDLWLNEGFASWMESRTTERLHPEWNTALSNVGGRESAMSQDALRTTHPVIQRIATVEQASQAFDGITYQKGEAVIRMLEAYVGADTWRTAVRSYMRKHAYGNTVSDDLWREVDAAAGKSVSAIAHDFTLQPGVPMITVGDAVCRNGSTRVTLTQTEFSKDQPNKKPLSWKVPVMASTVGNGKLARVLVKNGKATLNVPGCGALLVNAGQSGYYRTVYAPANTRALAGSFARLAPIDQLGLLADSQSLGLAGAQNLADFLELVKATPLSADPQVLGKVAGALGDLYEQYAGDSTESKTRQQAFGRYAMARLAPMMAQTGWEARAGEASSVATLRARLIAILGDMGEPGVIAEARRRYAASEQDPTAMPAPLRRTILGVVAQHADETTWEQLHARAQQEKTPLVKNQLYDLLASSDDPALAQRALALALTDEPGVTNSPAMISRVSRTHPELAFDFALAHLEQVNARIDASSRSRYFPRLAAGSAQPQMIAKLEAYAQANLPASARGDADSSVAGIKYRIKVRAERLPAVDAWLAKQTG from the coding sequence ATGCATCGCACACCGACTCCGCGCTTCCGGCGCAGCCAACTGACCGCCGCCGTCCTGGCACTGGCTGCCGTCACCGCCTTCAACCCGGGCTACGCCGCCCCCGCCGCCAGGTACGCCTCGGCCAGCCACGCCACCACGACCACCACGCAGCTGCCGCGCGGCGTCACGCCCTTGCACTATATCGTGTCGATCACGCCGGATGCCGCCGCCGCTACCTTCAAGGGCGAAGCCGCCATCAAGGTGGCCATCGACAGGCCAACGGCCAGCATCACCTTCAATGCCTTGAACCTGGCATTTGCCGCCGCCGCCATCGAAGGCCAGGGCGGCAGCAAGCAGGTGACGCGCAAGATCGCGTTCGATGCGGACAAGCAGACGGCCACGGTGCATTTTGCCCAGCCACTGGCCAAGGGCGAGTACCTGTTGCGCATCGATTACAGCGGCAAGATCGGCACGCAGGCCACGGGCCTGTTCTCGCTCGACTACGACACGCCGCAAGGGCGCCAGCGGGCGCTGTACACGCAGTTCGAAAATTCGGACGCGCGCAGCATGCTGCCGTCGTGGGATGAGCCGGACTACAAGGCCACCTTCGATCTCAGTGTGGTCGTGCCGAGCAGCCAGATGGCCGTCAGCAACATGCCGATTGCCCGCAGCGAGGAGATGGGCTATGGCATGAAGCACGTGTACTTCGCCACCACGCCGCGCATGTCGACGTATCTGCTGTTCTTCGGCCTGGGCGACTTCGAGCGCGCCACGGCCATGAGCGACGGCACGGAAATCGGCGTCATCACGAAGAAAGGCGCGCTGGCGCAAAGCCGCTTCGCGCTCGACGAGTCAGCCGCCCTGCTGCGCGAGTACAACGATTACTTCGGCGTCCGCTACCCGCTGCCCAAGCTCGACAACATCGCCGCGCCGGGCCGCAGCCAGTTCTTCGGCGCGATGGAAAACTGGGGCGCCGTCTTCACCTTCGAATACGGCCTGCTGCTCGACCCGGCCATCTCGACCCAGTCGGACAAGGAAAACATCTACACCACGCTGTCGCATGAAATGGCGCACCAGTGGTTCGGCGACCTGGTCACCATGCGCTGGTGGGACGACCTGTGGCTCAACGAAGGTTTTGCGTCGTGGATGGAAAGCCGCACCACGGAGCGTCTGCACCCCGAATGGAACACGGCCCTGTCCAACGTGGGCGGGCGCGAATCGGCCATGAGCCAGGACGCGCTGCGCACCACGCATCCTGTGATCCAGCGCATCGCCACCGTGGAGCAAGCCAGCCAGGCCTTCGACGGCATCACCTACCAGAAGGGCGAAGCGGTGATCCGCATGCTCGAAGCCTACGTGGGTGCCGACACCTGGCGCACGGCCGTACGCAGCTACATGCGCAAGCATGCATATGGCAATACGGTGTCGGACGACCTGTGGCGCGAAGTCGATGCGGCCGCCGGCAAGTCCGTCAGCGCCATCGCCCATGATTTCACCCTCCAGCCAGGCGTGCCAATGATCACGGTGGGCGACGCCGTGTGCAGGAACGGCAGCACGCGCGTGACCCTCACGCAGACGGAGTTCAGCAAGGACCAGCCGAATAAAAAACCGCTGTCGTGGAAAGTGCCGGTGATGGCCTCGACGGTCGGCAACGGCAAGCTGGCCCGAGTGCTGGTCAAGAATGGCAAGGCGACCCTGAACGTGCCCGGCTGCGGCGCCCTGCTGGTGAACGCGGGCCAGAGCGGCTACTACCGCACCGTGTACGCGCCCGCCAACACGCGCGCGCTGGCCGGCAGCTTTGCGCGCCTGGCGCCCATCGACCAACTGGGCTTGCTGGCAGACAGCCAGTCGCTGGGCCTGGCCGGTGCGCAAAACCTGGCCGATTTCCTGGAATTGGTGAAGGCCACGCCGCTGTCGGCCGACCCGCAGGTGCTGGGCAAGGTGGCCGGCGCCCTGGGCGACCTGTACGAACAGTATGCCGGTGATAGCACGGAGAGCAAAACGCGCCAGCAGGCCTTCGGCCGCTACGCCATGGCGCGCCTGGCGCCCATGATGGCGCAGACGGGCTGGGAAGCGCGCGCGGGCGAAGCGTCGAGCGTGGCGACCCTGCGCGCACGCCTGATTGCCATCCTCGGCGACATGGGTGAGCCGGGCGTGATCGCCGAGGCGCGCCGCCGCTACGCGGCCAGCGAACAAGATCCCACCGCCATGCCCGCGCCGCTGCGCCGCACCATCCTGGGCGTGGTGGCCCAGCATGCGGACGAGACCACCTGGGAGCAGCTGCACGCCCGCGCGCAGCAGGAAAAGACGCCGCTGGTGAAGAATCAGCTATACGACTTGCTGGCGTCGAGCGACGATCCCGCCCTGGCGCAGCGCGCGCTGGCGCTGGCGCTGACGGATGAACCGGGCGTGACCAACAGCCCGGCCATGATCTCGCGCGTGTCGCGCACGCATCCGGAACTGGCCTTCGACTTCGCGCTGGCGCACCTGGAGCAAGTCAATGCACGCATCGATGCCAGTTCGCGCAGCCGCTACTTCCCGCGCCTGGCCGCCGGCTCGGCGCAGCCGCAGATGATCGCCAAGCTGGAAGCGTATGCGCAGGCCAACCTGCCGGCCAGCGCGCGTGGCGATGCCGACAGTTCCGTGGCCGGCATCAAGTACCGCATCAAGGTGCGCGCCGAACGGCTGCCCGCCGTCGATGCGTGGCTGGCCAAGCAAACGGGCTAA
- a CDS encoding YceI family protein: MFSQNLRTVFLLACAVLAACTPLPPAPAPAFTPATPAATSAPAWQRPGVQLLYIAPEESLLTITVRRGGALARLGHDHVIASRTLQGVVAPAPGRAQFQFRLDQMSVDEEGLRQAAGLTTTPSADAIAGTRHNMLVRVLDAERYPWVSIAARRTGDKEVLEADITLHGVTRTVQLPVRIEQAADGHSIQASGSLLLKQSDFGIVPFAILGGAIAVQDQMELAFRITARQELSAPGSGASPDR; this comes from the coding sequence ATGTTCAGCCAGAACCTTCGCACCGTTTTCCTGCTCGCCTGCGCCGTGCTGGCCGCTTGCACGCCCTTGCCGCCCGCCCCTGCCCCTGCTTTCACGCCGGCTACCCCTGCCGCCACATCCGCGCCCGCGTGGCAGCGGCCCGGCGTGCAGTTACTGTACATCGCGCCCGAAGAATCGCTGCTGACCATCACCGTGCGGCGCGGCGGCGCGCTGGCCCGCCTGGGACATGACCACGTGATCGCCAGCCGCACCTTGCAAGGCGTGGTGGCGCCCGCGCCGGGACGCGCGCAATTCCAGTTCCGGCTCGACCAGATGAGTGTGGATGAAGAGGGCTTGCGCCAGGCGGCCGGCCTGACGACGACGCCGTCGGCCGACGCCATCGCCGGCACGCGCCACAACATGCTGGTGCGCGTGCTGGACGCCGAGCGTTATCCGTGGGTCAGCATCGCGGCGCGCCGCACGGGCGACAAGGAAGTGCTTGAGGCGGACATCACCTTGCATGGCGTGACGCGCACGGTGCAACTGCCGGTGCGCATCGAGCAAGCGGCCGATGGCCACAGCATTCAGGCCAGCGGCAGCCTGCTGTTGAAACAGAGCGACTTCGGCATCGTGCCGTTCGCCATCCTGGGCGGCGCCATAGCCGTGCAGGATCAGATGGAACTGGCGTTTCGCATTACCGCCCGGCAAGAACTCAGCGCGCCAGGATCAGGCGCAAGCCCAGACCGATGA
- a CDS encoding LysE family translocator produces the protein MLSPDQFLAFLAAAVLITASPGPDNLMVLGVGMSRGRRQGMAFGLGCALGCLTHTVLATIGVSALLAASPTAFTALKVVGGLYLVWLGIGALRSRGGARVDGAGALPDESLLRLFGKGLFANSINPKVVLFFLSFLPQFIVAGQGNASWQTAQLGLVFTAQACVLFCLLGYFSGAVGLWLNRRPRAGLWLDRVAGTIFIGLGLRLILAR, from the coding sequence ATGCTCAGTCCCGACCAGTTCCTGGCCTTCCTGGCCGCCGCCGTTTTGATCACCGCCAGTCCCGGCCCCGACAACCTGATGGTGCTGGGCGTGGGCATGTCGCGCGGACGCCGCCAGGGCATGGCATTCGGCCTGGGCTGCGCCCTTGGCTGCCTCACGCATACGGTGCTGGCGACCATCGGCGTGTCGGCCCTGCTGGCCGCCTCGCCCACGGCATTTACGGCGCTGAAAGTGGTTGGCGGCCTGTACCTGGTGTGGCTGGGCATCGGCGCCTTGCGCAGCCGTGGCGGCGCCAGAGTCGATGGCGCGGGCGCCTTGCCCGACGAGTCCTTGCTGCGCCTGTTCGGCAAAGGACTGTTTGCCAACAGTATCAATCCGAAAGTCGTGCTGTTTTTTCTGTCGTTCTTGCCGCAGTTTATCGTCGCGGGCCAGGGCAATGCCAGCTGGCAGACGGCGCAGCTGGGCCTGGTCTTTACGGCGCAGGCTTGCGTGCTGTTCTGCCTGCTCGGCTATTTTTCCGGTGCCGTCGGCCTGTGGCTCAACCGCCGCCCGCGCGCGGGCCTGTGGCTGGACCGCGTGGCCGGCACCATCTTCATCGGTCTGGGCTTGCGCCTGATCCTGGCGCGCTGA